A region from the Nonlabens sp. YIK11 genome encodes:
- a CDS encoding App1 family protein — translation MALFQRDPWIIDVFRTYSGEFHLYVRGRALEDQPLKLYEQQTFYQTLRNTWRAFKTDEIRRIPVRLTLPNGNFFETTTDSEGYFLFDIQTKTDLQDISDEEGYVPIVISFDEKNSAFAKAKSQQRISINKFTGETLVPPSTTAYGVISDIDDTIMKTGVTSFLKLRVAFNTFFKNFDQRSPFKDAASFYQLLHRGPSGKDQNPMFYLSNSPWNLYRYLEKFVDFHGFPKGPILLRDFPTPWDRTPKKERPHKEHELINILKHYPDQQFILIGDAGEHDTTYYTNAATEYPERVKAIYIRAVNHSKKMAAIKEMADAFEVCPVLLVKESSEAIKHARGMGWIV, via the coding sequence ATGGCATTATTCCAGCGCGATCCATGGATCATCGACGTTTTCCGTACGTATAGTGGTGAATTTCACCTGTACGTTCGTGGTCGGGCGCTTGAGGACCAGCCGTTGAAACTTTATGAGCAGCAGACCTTCTATCAAACCCTGCGCAACACCTGGCGCGCCTTTAAAACGGACGAAATAAGAAGGATTCCCGTCAGACTTACGTTGCCAAATGGAAACTTTTTTGAAACCACTACTGATAGTGAAGGGTATTTCCTTTTTGATATACAGACCAAAACCGACTTGCAAGACATCTCAGATGAGGAAGGCTATGTGCCTATCGTTATTTCCTTTGACGAGAAAAATTCCGCTTTCGCGAAAGCGAAATCCCAACAAAGAATATCTATCAATAAATTCACCGGTGAGACACTCGTGCCGCCCAGCACGACGGCTTATGGCGTGATAAGCGATATAGACGACACCATCATGAAGACTGGTGTGACCAGCTTCTTGAAATTGCGCGTGGCGTTCAATACCTTTTTTAAGAATTTTGACCAGCGATCGCCGTTTAAAGATGCCGCAAGTTTTTACCAACTGTTGCATCGCGGGCCATCTGGCAAGGATCAAAATCCCATGTTTTATTTGAGCAATAGCCCATGGAATTTATACCGTTATCTAGAAAAATTCGTGGATTTTCACGGATTCCCAAAAGGACCTATTCTCTTGCGTGATTTTCCAACACCATGGGATCGCACACCAAAAAAAGAGCGGCCACACAAGGAACACGAGCTGATTAATATTTTAAAACATTATCCAGACCAGCAGTTTATACTCATAGGCGATGCCGGTGAGCACGATACCACCTACTACACCAACGCCGCGACAGAATATCCTGAACGTGTTAAAGCGATCTACATAAGAGCGGTAAACCACTCCAAAAAAATGGCCGCGATCAAAGAAATGGCAGATGCATTTGAGGTTTGCCCAGTTTTATTGGTAAAAGAATCCAGCGAGGCGATTAAACATGCGCGTGGAATGGGATGGATTGTTTGA
- a CDS encoding outer membrane beta-barrel protein, which translates to MRKFICFIILALCISIARAQRNFGVFAGANLINLTEPENYPFQGSSNGVGLHIGLSYDLEISKNINFSPRIVYSQQGTTKSKAEEAGSNDGSASSVDFKYKLDYLNIPLQFKFFNQPYILAGPYAGYVLNEERFNRDFGDLKSKVDYGFNLGVGYNIEGFFTELNFQQGFATLIEVDETPRSNGFKLRNTIIQLSFGYKFR; encoded by the coding sequence ATGAGAAAATTCATATGTTTTATAATATTAGCTTTGTGTATTTCTATAGCTAGAGCTCAAAGAAATTTTGGGGTTTTTGCAGGAGCAAATCTTATTAATTTGACTGAGCCAGAAAACTATCCTTTTCAGGGATCGTCAAACGGAGTTGGTCTACACATAGGATTAAGCTATGATCTGGAAATATCCAAAAACATCAACTTTAGTCCTAGAATTGTTTATTCTCAACAAGGAACTACAAAGTCTAAAGCTGAGGAAGCTGGCTCCAATGATGGTTCTGCATCATCGGTGGATTTTAAATATAAATTGGATTATTTGAATATTCCTTTACAGTTTAAATTCTTTAATCAGCCTTATATCCTAGCTGGTCCTTACGCTGGGTATGTATTGAATGAAGAAAGGTTCAATCGAGATTTTGGTGATTTAAAAAGTAAAGTCGACTATGGTTTTAATTTAGGTGTAGGCTATAATATTGAGGGCTTTTTTACCGAGTTAAATTTTCAGCAGGGATTTGCTACTTTGATTGAAGTAGACGAAACTCCAAGATCGAATGGTTTCAAATTGAGAAATACGATTATACAGCTGTCGTTTGGTTATAAGTTTAGATAG
- a CDS encoding deoxynucleoside kinase yields the protein MHIAVAGNIGAGKTTLTKLLAKHYKWTPQFEDVLENPYLEDFYQDMERWSFNLQVYFLNSRFSQVLEIRESGKKIIQDRTIYEDASIFAPNLHAMGLLSQRDFDNYSRLFNLMEKLVAAPDLLIYLRSSIPNLVNQIHKRGRDYENSISIDYLSRLNERYEAWIHGYDKGNLLIIDVDNIDFVNNPEDLGDIINRIDAEMTGLFA from the coding sequence ATGCACATCGCCGTCGCAGGAAACATAGGAGCAGGAAAGACTACACTTACAAAATTACTTGCCAAACACTATAAATGGACACCGCAATTTGAGGACGTTCTTGAAAACCCATATTTGGAAGATTTTTATCAGGATATGGAGCGCTGGTCCTTTAACCTGCAGGTGTATTTCTTGAACAGCCGTTTTAGCCAGGTGTTGGAAATACGTGAGAGTGGAAAGAAGATCATCCAGGATCGTACGATTTATGAAGATGCCAGCATTTTTGCACCCAACCTTCATGCTATGGGATTGTTGTCCCAGCGTGACTTTGACAACTATAGTAGGCTGTTCAATCTCATGGAAAAATTAGTAGCAGCTCCAGACTTGTTGATCTATTTGCGCAGTTCTATCCCAAATCTTGTGAACCAGATTCACAAACGTGGCCGCGATTATGAGAATTCTATCTCTATTGATTATTTAAGCCGCTTGAACGAGCGCTATGAAGCATGGATTCACGGTTATGACAAGGGTAATCTATTGATCATTGATGTGGATAACATCGATTTTGTCAATAATCCTGAGGATCTAGGTGATATCATTAACAGGATCGATGCAGAGATGACTGGGTTGTTTGCTTAG
- the rplM gene encoding 50S ribosomal protein L13, giving the protein MNTLSYKTVSANSATVNKEWVLIDAADQPLGRMASIAAKFLRGKYKTNYTPHVDCGDNVIIINAAGVQLGGNKWNDKSYIRHTGYPGGQRSLTAKELYDKDPARVVENAVKGMLPKNKLGAAIYRNLKVYAGAEHEQGAQQPRTINLNEVK; this is encoded by the coding sequence GTGAATACTTTAAGTTACAAAACCGTATCAGCTAACAGCGCTACAGTAAACAAGGAATGGGTACTGATAGATGCTGCTGATCAACCATTGGGACGCATGGCTTCCATCGCCGCAAAGTTCTTGAGAGGTAAATATAAGACCAACTATACACCGCACGTTGACTGTGGTGATAACGTGATCATTATAAATGCTGCTGGAGTGCAATTAGGCGGCAACAAATGGAACGATAAGAGTTACATACGCCACACGGGTTACCCAGGTGGACAACGTAGCCTTACCGCAAAGGAGCTTTATGATAAGGATCCCGCGAGAGTAGTAGAAAATGCCGTAAAAGGTATGTTGCCTAAAAACAAGTTAGGCGCTGCTATCTATCGCAACCTTAAAGTATATGCTGGTGCCGAGCATGAGCAAGGTGCACAACAACCTAGAACAATCAATCTTAACGAGGTAAAGTAA
- the rpsI gene encoding 30S ribosomal protein S9, translating into METVHKIGRRKTAVARVYLTEGKGAVTINNKPLDQYFTTGMLQYKVKQPFMLTDDVDGYDVRVNVFGGGITGQAEAVRLAISRALVEIDADKKTLLKAEGLMTRDPRMVERKKFGQKKARKKFQFSKR; encoded by the coding sequence ATGGAGACAGTACACAAAATAGGTAGAAGAAAAACTGCCGTAGCAAGAGTCTACCTTACAGAAGGTAAAGGCGCTGTAACGATCAACAACAAGCCATTAGATCAATATTTCACAACTGGAATGCTTCAATACAAAGTGAAGCAGCCGTTTATGTTGACTGACGATGTAGATGGTTATGATGTTCGTGTAAACGTTTTCGGCGGTGGAATCACTGGACAGGCAGAGGCTGTACGTCTAGCGATCTCAAGAGCCCTTGTAGAAATCGATGCAGACAAGAAAACATTATTGAAAGCTGAAGGTCTTATGACTCGTGACCCAAGAATGGTAGAGCGTAAGAAATTTGGTCAAAAGAAAGCGAGAAAGAAATTCCAATTCTCCAAGCGTTAA